A genomic stretch from Anas platyrhynchos isolate ZD024472 breed Pekin duck chromosome 25, IASCAAS_PekinDuck_T2T, whole genome shotgun sequence includes:
- the LOC101797331 gene encoding uncharacterized protein, translated as MSPKVAALFLALLAIAGTQADVSADQVATVLWKYFSELGSNAKETVDQLQQAEITKQINTLLQGNLKSMNSYTEELQRRLVPFATELQARLAQDSQRLKEQIRKELAELQAKLAPYADEVHQQIGTNIRELQAKLSPYAEELRSQVDRGTGELRRALEPYAAELRERLQDNAGSIQASLSPYAQRLQEQIDSSVENLRGQLTPLADDLKGQVAQSVEGLRKGLSPYAQEVQDGLNRQLESLSLQMEKAAEELRTRLATNLEELRSQLSPLALELQQALQSDAEGLQQRLAPLAQQLEERVGQTVEAFQRQAAPVGEAFGQQLVQRLEEMRQKLESGTAGVEDHLDLLEKEVREKVATFLSTTEQAEE; from the exons ATGTCTCCCAAGGTGGCCGCCCTCTTCTTGGCGCTCCTCGCCATCGCGG GGACGCAGGCTGATGTCAGCGCGGACCAGGTGGCCACCGTGCTCTGGAAGTACTTCAGTGAGCTGGGCAGCAATGCCAAGGAGACCGTGGACCAGCTGCAGCAAGCCGAGATCACCAAGCAGATCAA caccctgctgcagggcaaCCTGAAGAGCATGAACTCGTACACCGAGGAGCTGCAGCGGCGCCTGGTGCCCTTCGCCACGGAGCTGCAGGCGCGGCTGGCACAGGACTCGCAGCGGCTGAAGGAGCAGATCCGCAAGGAGCTGGCTGAGCTGCAGGCCAAGCTGGCGCCCTACGCCGACGAGGTGCACCAGCAGATCGGCACCAACATCCGCGAGCTGCAGGCCAAGCTGAGCCCCTACGCCGAGGAGCTGCGCTCGCAGGTGGACCGCGGCACCGGGGAGCTGCGGCGGGCGCTGGAGCCCTACGCCGCCGAGCTGCGGGAGCGGCTGCAGGACAACGCGGGCAGCATCCAGGCCTCCCTCAGCCCCTACGCAcagcggctgcaggagcagatCGACAGCAGCGTGGAGAACCTGCGGGGGCAGCTGACGCCGCTGGCCGATGACCTGAAGGGGCAGGTGGCGCAGAGCGTGGAGGGGCTGCGCAAGGGGCTGAGCCCTTATGCCCAGGAGGTGCAGGACGGCCTCAACCGGCAGCTGGAGAGCCTCTCGCTGCAGATGGAGAAGGCGGCCGAGGAGCTGCGCACACGCCTGGCTACCAACCTGGAGGAGCTGCgctcccagctcagccccctggcgctggagctgcagcaggcgcTGCAGAGCGATGccgaggggctgcagcagcgctTGGCCCCGCTGgcccagcagctggaggagcgcGTGGGGCAGACGGTGGAGGCTTTCCAGAGGCAGGCGGCCCCCGTCGGAGAGGCCTTCGGGCAGCAGCTGGTGCAGCGGCTGGAGGAGATGCGGCAGAAGCTGGAGTCGGGCACGGCGGGCGTGGAGGACCACCTGGACctgctggagaaggaggtgCGGGAGAAGGTGGCCACCTTCCTCAGCACcacagagcaggcagaggagtgA